One window from the genome of Prinia subflava isolate CZ2003 ecotype Zambia chromosome 2, Cam_Psub_1.2, whole genome shotgun sequence encodes:
- the GJA1 gene encoding gap junction alpha-1 protein: MGDWSALGKLLDKVQAYSTAGGKVWLSVLFIFRILLLGTAVESAWGDEQSAFRCNTQQPGCENVCYDKSFPISHVRFWVLQIIFVSVPTLLYLAHVFYVMRKEEKLNKREEELKVVANDGVNVDMHLKQIEIKKFKYGIEEHGKVKMRGGLLRTYIISILFKSVFEVAFLLIQWYIYGFSLNAIYTCERDPCPHRVDCFLSRPTEKTIFILFMLVVSLVSLALNIIELFYVFFKGVKDRVKGKTDPYSHSGAMSPSKDCGSPKYAYYNGCSSPTAPLSPMSPPGYKLVTGDRNNSSCRNYNKQASEQNWANYSAEQNRMGQAGSTISNSHAQPFDFSDEHQNTKKLASGHELQPLTIVDQRPPSRASSRASSRPRPDDLEI; the protein is encoded by the coding sequence ATGGGTGATTGGAGTGCCTTGGGAAAACTTCTTGACAAAGTCCAAGCCTATTCTACTGCAGGAGGGAAAGTGTGGCTGTCTGTCCTCTTCATTTTCCGAATCTTGCTATTGGGAACAGCAGTCGAATCTGCCTGGGGAGATGAACAGTCCGCATTTCGGTGTAACACTCAACAGCCTGGTTGTGAGAACGTCTGCTATGACAAGTCCTTTCCCATCTCCCATGTACGCTTTTGGGTTCTGCAGATCATATTTGTGTCTGTACCTACCCTTTTGTACCTGGCACATGTGTTCTATGTAATGAGGAAAGAAGAGAAGCTGaacaaaagagaagaagagCTTAAGGTGGTCGCAAATGATGGTGTGAATGTGGATATGCATCTCAAGCAAATAGAAATTAAGAAATTCAAGTATGGGATTGAAGAGCATGGCAAAGTGAAGATGCGTGGGGGACTGCTCCGTACTTATATCATCAGCATCCTGTTTAAATCTGTCTTCGAGGTGGCTTTCTTGCTGATTCAGTGGTACATTTACGGGTTTAGCCTGAATGCCATCTACACCTGTGAGCGAGACCCATGCCCGCACAGAGTGGACTGTTTCCTCTCCCGTCCAACTGAGAAAACCATCTTCATCCTCTTCATGCTGGTGGTGTCCTTGGTGTCTCTTGCCTTGAACATCATTGAGCTTTTTTACGTGTTCTTCAAGGGTGTCAAGGATCGTGTGAAAGGGAAAACCGACCCCTACTCCCACAGCGGTGCCATGAGCCCTTCCAAGGACTGCGGCTCCCCCAAATATGCTTATTACAATGGCTGCTCGTCACCGACCGCCCCCTTGTCTCCCATGTCTCCCCCAGGGTACAAGCTTGTTACTGGAGACAGGAACAATTCCTCCTGTCGTAACTACAATAAGCAAGCCAGCGAGCAAAACTGGGCCAACTATAGTGCCGAGCAGAACAGAATggggcaggctggcagcaccATCTCCAACTCGCACGCCCAGCCCTTTGACTTCTCCGACGAGCACCAGAACACGAAAAAACTGGCGTCAGGTCAtgagctgcagcctctcacCATTGTGGACCAGAggcctcccagcagagccagcagccgAGCCAGCAGCAGGCCTCGACCTGATGACCTGGAGATCTAA